AGTtgtaatcaaaaaaaaaaatataggagttattttttggtaggaaaataTAGGAGTTATTTAAGCTTAggtagattttttttataaatagaatataattaaaataaatagataaaatagttTTACAAATTAACCTTCCACTtccataattatttatatatataaaatcattaAGTTTCAAAGTCACAATTTTCCTAAACAACAAACACTTATTAACTAATACGGGATATTACAGCTTAGTGATGTTGTATGGTTTTTTGGCAATTTTTGAAGAGTGTCATCTATTAGAGTGATTAGGAGTGCACTCGAGTCGAACCGAGACCGAACAGGGGCAAGCTCGGTTCGGCTCGAGAAGTATTGAGATcgggctcggctcgagctcaaaGCTCGTCGAGCCTGAAATTTTAGAGCTCGGCTCGAACTCGAAGCTCGTCGAGCggcttgttttgtttttttgaaataaaagttTTGAATATACTTAATTATACTTAATTAGCATTTTATTATCTAAAATCAACTTTCTAATTAAGGAATAGCAAATTTAAACTCGAGAAAACaaatataacatttaaatataACCAAATTTAAATGTCTTTTTTTAGCCTAATACAAATTGAATggctttatattttttttagggtcaattaaaataattattttttatcattatttgttacattataaataaaatatatatatatatagtaattaaaaaatcaatCGAGCCcgctcacgagctttcgagccgaacctaAGGAAGCTCGGCTTGGCTCATGATTATCTCAAACCAATCCCGAACTCGAACCAAGCTCTATCGAGTCAAGCTTTGATCAAGGTTTGACCGAGTCGTGCTCGGACAGTTTGTGAACCACTCTGGCTCGTTTGCACCCCTAAGAGTGATATTGAGTGTTTGAAATTTTCAAGCAAGGTTACCACTTTTTAGCAACCTTCTAGTAAGGTAATtacctttttttaatataaaaaatgatttagtTGTTTACTATTGGTCCATTTTTATGACAACATTTAtgatgaaaataaattatatacgaAGTAATAGTTTGTAGGGTCGTGGTGGTAACTGTTAAAGTTGCCTACTATTAGaatgttttttaacaaaaattgtCAAAAGTGATATAGatgaattagaaaataaaatattatattttaggatagggtaaattccaaaaaaacccttgtggtttgatgttgttccaaaaaaacccctgtggtttgtttttacaaaaaaaaaaggaccgtggtttcgccgttaccccgaaaaacggaaaatgacttaacaccgttaaaaatgctgacgtggcaaggggtagaattggaaaattatttttttttaattttttttttaatttttcttttttctttttcttcttcttcttcttcctcctctctctctctctcttctcttcttcttcctctctctctctcttctcttcttcttcctcctctcctcttcttcttctattttttttttaaatttctgaaGTCCAGACGTTACGTCTGAAATTCAGACGttgaacgtctggatttcagacgttcAATGTCTGAAACCCAGACGTTAACGTCTGGTTTTCAGACGTTcaacgtctggatttcagacattgaacgtctgaaatccagacgttcaaCGTCTGAAACCCAGATGTTCTTAagaacgtctggatttcagacgtccagaattctggaaaaattccaaaattctggaattttccagatttctggaatttaaaaaaaaaagaaaaaaaagatgaaaaaaagaagaagaagagaagagaggaagaagaagaagaagaagaagagaagaagaagaagacaaaagaaaaattaaaaaaaaaataaaaaaaatatttttccaactctaccccttgccacgtcagcatttttaatggtgttaagccattttccgtttttcgggtaacggtgaaaccacggttctttttttttttgtaaaaacaaaccacaggagtttttttggaataacatcaaatcacatgggttttttttggaatttaccctttaggATAATGtgttaatttaatttctttaaaaatgctattttaaaaaaagagttgagttaataattttttttaactataatGCTTCTTTTTAACCAACTATGGTTAACTGACACCGGTTATTAACATACTGGTGTCAGTATGTAAGGAATCACCGGTTTTCCATAATAAAACTGCTGGAGCAAATGTTGCAGCAGCTTTGACAATGTTACACTGGTGAATTAATTCACCGGTGTCTAATGCacccaatttttttatattataaaaatttttatttttttttacaccaAGCTGCAAATTATAATTCACCAcgattattttttttctctaaaaaaaggCATTTTTTCTATACGAAAAGTAAAGGCATAAAAGTTTATTTGGTCCCTTTAAtattcaaaattttgtcatttgtcCCTTTTACTATGATTTGGTAACATTTACCCCTTATAGCATTATCATATGCAATGGCAAATACATGATTGGTTCATTGGGAGGTCAATTTTACACTTGCGtgcataaaaacaaaaattgctAAATTGAATTTACTCAATTTTTTTCCGAATATATATGTGTTATCATATGAGTAGTCCATAACAGATTTTTTTATGTACCaatataaaacttctcaaaattaatcTAGATTTGGATTACAAAAGTAAGATTGAATCATTTTTAACAAACTTTGAGAAATTTATCGCCTTATCGTATATAATCTAGTTgagttttttaattaaatacaaactcaatgagTTAATTAACCACTCTGAACCTTACTTAAATACAACTTCAATGAGATAATTTTGTATTAATCATATGACAATTCCAATTTAAAAAATCCCCAATTGATCAAATACCCGATCAAAGTTCTTGATCAAACATATTGTGCTGCTGTTACCATGAACCTGGTATTTGAAACACCGGGTTCCTCACAATAATAACTCCTTAATTTTGGAGATGCTTAAAAGATTTTATTTTAGTCCCACTAGAATTAAGCCGTTTGAAATGAGCTGAATATAGTTGAAAACAGGTTGAATGTCCAGAAACAGATTATAATAGCTTTGTCATTTGAATaagcaaagaaaagaagaatttGATAAAGCAACAGAATCTTATCTAAAATGGTCTTGCTGCTTCTtccatcatcttcttcactcTTGTCAATTTCTCTAATTCCTTGAGAATCTGCCAAAGTCAGGAGAATCAAACAAAACTATCTTAATTAGTGCAAATATTGCAATGTTTTTGTTTACCTCCAATGCCATATCCTCTGTAGTCACTGAATCCAACTCATCATACCCTAATTTACCACATACTTCTGCTTAAAAGATTAAATAGTCTCAATTAGTACACTACACTAGAGAAATAGATTAGATGATAGGTAACTAAACAATATTACATACATACTTTGCAGGGAGATTGTAGCATCAGCTGTAGCATATCCTCCTCTCATTTTTTCATATGTCTCTATTAATTGCGTTACAACAACCTGATCATTCCTCATACCAAATCAGCACTTCACTATTAAAGAAGCATTTAACGAAAAACAATACCTCTGGATGAGATGTAGAGGTATGGCCTTCGCTGGCTAACAACTCCAGGGGCACATCAATCCAGAGCGAGATTCCATGTCTCAGAAGTGCCCTACATTAATTACACATACATTCAATTCAACAAATGCAATCCCATCCCATAATACACACACTACAATTACTTCATCTTCATACAAGTTAGTGGAACTCTGCACTCCACCATCTCCAGCACATACCACTAGCCGACCCATTGATGATAACTGCTTCAATACTTCTGTCTGCATTTCCAGATAAAATGATTCCAGTTGTTTAAATATATCATCAAATTGGTTTTGTTTGAAGAGAAATTCACCTCAGACTGCAGAAATCCCTTTTCATCGGTCTCTCTGTAAGATTTGAGGGCAGATGCACCACCAGCAACTTCCTCTACCAGACTATCACTAGAAGTAAAACATTCACAGTTTTACATGCTCCCCAAAGCTAAACTTCCATAAAAAACAAACTAATTATATACCtgtcaaaataataatatcGCAATGCATCGGCTAAAAGTTTTCCAGTACTGCTTTTCAATGAGCTCTTCATTCCTttcagaagaaaaagaaaaattgcaATCCAACATCTATTACACGTGAAAGTAAGGCAATCTGTTTGagtaaacataatataatataatggcAACCGCTTACCCACAAGAAATATGGAAGTTCCCTTCAATTCTGAGGATATATCTGCCCCTCTTTtctaaattgaaatttgaaa
The window above is part of the Euphorbia lathyris chromosome 3, ddEupLath1.1, whole genome shotgun sequence genome. Proteins encoded here:
- the LOC136223151 gene encoding probable inactive shikimate kinase like 1, chloroplastic isoform X3; amino-acid sequence: MAITKAIPASPLLQPSIYSSHYFLNLQFPTHSLSTICKRNSLFQGINSRHSFPKYLNVTATKVDAVYYSHEVKKRGADISSELKGTSIFLVGMKSSLKSSTGKLLADALRYYYFDSLVEEVAGGASALKSYRETDEKGFLQSETEVLKQLSSMGRLVVCAGDGGVQSSTNLALLRHGISLWIDVPLELLASEGHTSTSHPEVVVTQLIETYEKMRGGYATADATISLQTEVCGKLGYDELDSVTTEDMALEILKELEKLTRVKKMMEEAARPF
- the LOC136223151 gene encoding probable inactive shikimate kinase like 1, chloroplastic isoform X2; amino-acid sequence: MAITKAIPASPLLQPSIYSSHYFLNLQFPTHSLSTICKRNSLFQGINSRHSFPKYLNVTATKVDAVYYSHEVKKRGADISSELKGTSIFLVGMKSSLKSSTGKLLADALRYYYFDSDSLVEEVAGGASALKSYRETDEKGFLQSETEVLKQLSSMGRLVVCAGDGGVQSSTNLALLRHGISLWIDVPLELLASEGHTSTSHPEVVVTQLIETYEKMRGGYATADATISLQKVCGKLGYDELDSVTTEDMALEILKELEKLTRVKKMMEEAARPF
- the LOC136223151 gene encoding probable inactive shikimate kinase like 1, chloroplastic isoform X1, which encodes MAITKAIPASPLLQPSIYSSHYFLNLQFPTHSLSTICKRNSLFQGINSRHSFPKYLNVTATKVDAVYYSHEVKKRGADISSELKGTSIFLVGMKSSLKSSTGKLLADALRYYYFDSDSLVEEVAGGASALKSYRETDEKGFLQSETEVLKQLSSMGRLVVCAGDGGVQSSTNLALLRHGISLWIDVPLELLASEGHTSTSHPEVVVTQLIETYEKMRGGYATADATISLQTEVCGKLGYDELDSVTTEDMALEILKELEKLTRVKKMMEEAARPF